A genomic stretch from Ferrimicrobium sp. includes:
- the pyrR gene encoding bifunctional pyr operon transcriptional regulator/uracil phosphoribosyltransferase PyrR, translating to MARSSVVFDDGEINRAIARMAHEVVERLHVDTGDAATGLSVVGIRSGGVWLGQRLLERLVEYTGIEIPFSEINIASFRDDRPRTAVVYAGGVGQRVPAEGGVVILVDDVIQSGRTARAALEAILSTYRPQRIQLAVLIDRGHRELPICPDYVGKNLPSALSEYVAVTPQGVTIHRA from the coding sequence ATGGCGCGTAGTTCCGTAGTCTTCGATGATGGTGAGATCAATCGGGCGATCGCCCGCATGGCTCACGAGGTTGTCGAGCGGCTCCATGTTGATACAGGTGATGCGGCGACCGGACTGTCGGTCGTGGGTATTCGTTCTGGTGGTGTTTGGCTTGGCCAACGACTGTTGGAGCGCCTCGTAGAGTACACCGGTATCGAAATTCCGTTCTCAGAGATCAATATTGCATCATTTCGGGATGACCGACCGCGCACGGCGGTGGTGTATGCAGGTGGCGTTGGGCAGCGTGTTCCAGCCGAGGGTGGCGTGGTCATCCTGGTCGATGATGTCATCCAAAGTGGACGCACGGCCAGAGCGGCGCTTGAGGCGATACTCTCGACGTATCGCCCCCAGCGGATTCAGCTTGCGGTTCTTATCGATCGGGGGCATCGTGAGCTCCCGATCTGCCCGGATTATGTGGGCAAGAACCTTCCTTCGGCACTGTCGGAGTATGTCGCAGTCACCCCTCAGGGTGTGACGATCCATCGAGCCTAA
- a CDS encoding dihydroorotase: MRTVLSRGVIFTGTRLLRGDLVVEDGHIVAIGEDVEQYRGDRVIDCEGKVVAPSFVDLHTHLRFPGVDEADDPESVARAGLAGGFGVLVAMANTVPPIDRLSRWHEANDRFRGLGVEVIQATSVTMDREGTQLVDVEALADAGVLIMSDDGSGIQRSDVMRDALVASAEYGVVIAQHSEDARLAAGGVINDGAFVEVLGVGGIPEVAESAMVARDVELLKVIPGQLHLQHVTARESLNLYRQAKREGLRISAEVTPHHLLLPEGRVTTGDTRFKVNPPLRSPATQMALVQGVVDGTFDCIATDHAPHPDSRKAGSYVDAAFGMLGLAEAWSAAWMAVRRSLPADQAALEPDLGSRTWLALARVLGALSVGPAAVLGRSVGLRAGAVADVVVLDPEQRPREVPSRWYRSKNTPYQGEELIGRVDEVFLRGSQLVADGEVLDV; encoded by the coding sequence TTGCGTACTGTTCTGAGCCGCGGGGTGATCTTTACTGGAACGCGTTTGCTTCGGGGCGATCTCGTCGTTGAAGATGGCCACATCGTCGCGATCGGCGAGGATGTGGAGCAGTACCGTGGGGATCGAGTCATCGACTGTGAAGGCAAGGTCGTGGCACCCAGCTTCGTCGATCTACACACCCACCTTCGGTTTCCCGGTGTCGATGAGGCCGATGACCCCGAAAGCGTTGCTCGCGCGGGGCTCGCAGGGGGTTTTGGAGTCTTGGTTGCGATGGCCAATACCGTCCCTCCGATCGATCGGCTGAGCCGTTGGCACGAAGCCAATGATCGGTTCCGCGGTCTCGGTGTCGAGGTGATCCAGGCGACGAGTGTGACCATGGATCGTGAGGGCACACAGCTAGTCGATGTTGAGGCGTTGGCTGATGCCGGGGTCCTCATCATGAGCGATGATGGATCCGGGATACAGCGTAGTGATGTGATGCGCGACGCGCTGGTGGCGTCGGCAGAGTACGGAGTCGTGATCGCACAACACAGCGAGGATGCGCGCCTAGCTGCGGGTGGTGTCATCAATGACGGTGCCTTTGTCGAGGTCCTCGGAGTCGGTGGGATTCCCGAGGTGGCCGAGTCGGCGATGGTGGCACGTGATGTCGAGCTGCTCAAGGTCATTCCTGGGCAGTTGCATCTCCAACATGTGACGGCGCGCGAGTCATTGAACCTCTATCGTCAAGCCAAGCGGGAGGGGTTGCGGATCTCGGCAGAGGTGACGCCACACCACCTACTGCTACCCGAGGGACGTGTCACGACTGGGGATACGAGGTTTAAGGTCAACCCACCACTCCGATCTCCGGCCACCCAGATGGCCCTCGTCCAGGGTGTTGTTGATGGAACCTTCGATTGCATCGCCACTGACCATGCTCCACACCCAGATTCTCGCAAGGCTGGCTCCTATGTGGATGCAGCCTTTGGCATGCTTGGCCTCGCTGAGGCGTGGTCGGCGGCCTGGATGGCGGTGCGTCGCAGTCTGCCAGCTGATCAAGCGGCGCTCGAACCAGACCTTGGGTCCAGGACCTGGTTAGCGCTTGCGCGGGTTCTGGGTGCTTTAAGCGTTGGTCCGGCGGCGGTTCTTGGTCGCTCGGTTGGCTTGCGCGCTGGTGCGGTCGCCGATGTGGTGGTTCTCGATCCCGAACAACGACCGCGTGAGGTGCCGAGCCGCTGGTACCGCTCGAAGAACACCCCCTATCAGGGTGAAGAGCTCATCGGTCGGGTTGATGAGGTGTTTCTCCGGGGTAGTCAGCTGGTGGCTGATGGGGAGGTTCTTGATGTCTGA
- the carA gene encoding glutamine-hydrolyzing carbamoyl-phosphate synthase small subunit → MSEAGCFDPFPSVTTRADGSFANAYLPYLGVAALKMPSRGSSLPDASRQPLPSESTSDFRVDDMGSFLPRAPMTLSPILAAGTGESAASGPGEVDGIGVRSDADEVGGHPSEGHQRSGLPGGVAFGGDREDVRRSPGWLVLRDGTRFSGEFVHTRGAPAPQSVVAEVVFNTAMSGYQEVVSDPSYYGQMVCFTTAQLGNYGITDSDFQSAKVWVSAVLAPRYSATVSNFAAQRSLVRTLEDAQVPLFVNFDARRLVRHLRDVGAIPGMLTIQDPDAAYEQVRNAQGTDGKNLVDAVSTPTSYSLAPLDGDAVNAITPRLVVIDYGVKRAMLASLRGPWEIVVVNASVSAAEIRALEPSALFLSNGPGDPDALGDKVATIREFLGHVPIAGICLGHQLLGLALGARTYKLKFGHHGSNHPVARLADHRVAITAQNHNYAVDEESLADVARGVEVTHRNLFDGVVEGMRSRDIRIVSVQYHPEAAPGPLEERGYMAGEIASLIGLKGADRA, encoded by the coding sequence ATGTCTGAAGCCGGTTGTTTCGATCCATTTCCTTCCGTTACGACTAGGGCCGATGGATCATTTGCCAACGCCTATCTCCCGTATCTCGGGGTGGCTGCGCTCAAGATGCCATCGCGCGGGTCGTCGTTGCCTGATGCGTCGCGCCAGCCCCTACCGAGTGAGTCGACCTCTGACTTTCGGGTGGATGATATGGGCTCCTTTCTCCCGAGGGCGCCAATGACTCTATCGCCAATACTGGCAGCGGGTACTGGCGAGTCCGCCGCTTCGGGCCCTGGCGAGGTCGATGGCATCGGGGTTCGAAGCGACGCCGATGAGGTTGGTGGCCACCCATCCGAAGGACATCAGCGGTCCGGGTTGCCCGGTGGGGTCGCGTTCGGCGGTGACCGAGAGGACGTGAGGAGGTCGCCGGGTTGGCTGGTGTTGCGTGACGGCACCCGTTTTAGCGGTGAGTTTGTCCATACGCGAGGTGCACCTGCGCCTCAATCGGTGGTGGCTGAGGTAGTGTTCAACACCGCGATGAGCGGCTATCAGGAGGTGGTGAGTGACCCATCGTACTACGGGCAGATGGTGTGTTTCACCACCGCACAGCTCGGCAACTACGGTATCACCGATTCGGACTTTCAAAGCGCCAAGGTTTGGGTTTCAGCGGTGCTGGCACCACGCTATAGCGCCACCGTCTCGAATTTCGCTGCCCAGCGTTCACTCGTTAGGACCCTTGAGGATGCCCAAGTGCCGCTGTTTGTCAACTTTGATGCCCGGCGACTGGTGCGCCATCTGCGCGATGTCGGTGCGATCCCGGGGATGCTCACCATCCAGGACCCTGATGCCGCCTACGAACAGGTTCGCAATGCTCAAGGTACCGACGGCAAGAACCTGGTCGACGCGGTCTCGACCCCAACGAGTTACTCGCTGGCGCCGCTTGACGGGGACGCGGTGAACGCGATAACTCCTCGTTTGGTGGTGATCGACTATGGCGTCAAACGCGCGATGCTCGCCAGCCTTCGTGGTCCCTGGGAGATCGTCGTCGTCAATGCGAGCGTGAGCGCTGCTGAAATCCGTGCACTCGAGCCCTCGGCACTCTTTCTTTCGAATGGGCCAGGTGATCCGGATGCGCTCGGCGACAAGGTGGCGACCATCCGTGAGTTCCTTGGGCATGTTCCGATCGCTGGCATCTGCCTTGGACATCAGCTGCTGGGTTTGGCGCTGGGGGCGAGAACCTACAAGCTGAAGTTTGGGCACCATGGTTCGAACCACCCCGTGGCTCGCCTGGCCGATCACCGAGTGGCTATCACCGCCCAGAACCACAACTACGCCGTCGATGAGGAGTCACTCGCCGATGTTGCCCGAGGCGTTGAGGTCACCCATCGGAACCTCTTCGATGGTGTCGTCGAGGGGATGCGCAGTCGAGACATCAGAATCGTGAGCGTGCAGTATCACCCGGAGGCCGCACCCGGGCCGCTAGAGGAACGGGGTTATATGGCCGGCGAAATCGCTTCGCTGATAGGGCTCAAAGGAGCTGATCGTGCCTAG